A portion of the Meriones unguiculatus strain TT.TT164.6M chromosome 11, Bangor_MerUng_6.1, whole genome shotgun sequence genome contains these proteins:
- the Rsl1d1 gene encoding ribosomal L1 domain-containing protein 1 gives MERSASASTPASDAVATTTAVQAKPTALEQLDKEQIRKAVEVLFAHSRSRKSSTELLLNENENVFLMVILWKIPAKELRVRMSLPHSILSDSSEVCLFTKDDCESPEQTEGFYKKLLKKHGVNSVSRIIPFKTLKTEYKAYEAKLRLLGSFDIFITDERIRRHLPTHIGRHFYQRKKVPVPVNLLAKNLSKEIDRRITGTVLNISKHGSCSTIRIGHTGMETQHIIENILAVSEMLSEKLPEKWQSVKLLFLKTEKSVSLPIFSSFVTSQDENSGSFRSMRKKELKKKRKHEKEKLKKKNKMLRKKSKEAASLSPQDDLVCKTSSAPANGPRSQKKKTSNVKAQQKVTDEYEETIPQLVPIGETRDKENVKMEENITEGKSPKKRSDPNTLRGKKRKVLPAAETSEASRPGTSGKKLKVDVQELRKPGAKVFTPRKSVKKTSNTPKDKKPQGAESN, from the exons ATGGAGCGCTCTGCGTCCGCCTCCACCCCTGCCTCAGACGCCGTGGCGACCACTACCGCGGTGCAAGCGAAGCCTACCGCTCTGGAACAGCTGGACAAAGAGCAG ATCAGAAAGGCTGTGGAAGTTCTGTTTGCACACTCCAGGTCCAGAAAAAGTAGTACTGAATtgcttttgaatgagaatgagaaCGTATTTTTAATGGTGATATTATGGAAAATTCCAGCAAAGGAACTTCGAGTCAGAAT GTCTTTACCTCATAGTATTCTATCAGATTCGTCAGAAGTCTGTCTGTTTACCAAAGATGATTGTGAATCACCTGAACAGACAGAAGGTTTCTATAAAAAGCTTTTGAAAAAGCATGGAGTTAACAGTGTCTCTCGG ATTATCCCTTTTAAAACTTTAAAGACAGAATATAAAGCCTATGAAGCCAAGCTCCGTCTCTTGGGTAGCTTTGACATCTTCATTACTGATGAAAGAATTAGGCGACATTTGCCCACACACATAGGAAGGCATTTCTATCAGAGGAAGAA AGTTCCAGTACCTGTCAATCTTCTGGCCAAGAATCTGTCCAAAGAGATTGACCGCCGTATCACAGGGACTGTCTTAAACATCTCTAAACATGGTTCTTGCAG TACTATACGTATTGGTCACACCGGAATGGAGACTCAGCACATCATTGAAAATATCCTGGCTGTCTCAGAAATGCTTTCAGAAAAATTGCCAGAG AAATGGCAGAGTGTGAAACTCTTGTTCCTGAAAACGGAGAAGTCAGTTTCCCTTCCCATCTTTTCCTCCTTCGTCACATCTCAGGATGAAAACAGCGGATCCTTCCGTAGTATGCGGAAAAAA gaactgaagaaaaaaagaaagcatgaaaaagaaaagttgaagaagaaaaacaaaatgttaagGAAAAAGTCCAAGGAAGCTGCATCTCTTTCACCTCAAGATGACTTAGTGTGTAAAACCAGCAGTGCACCAGCAAATGGTCCAAGATCCCAGAAGAAAAAGACCAGCAATGTAAAAGCACAACAGAAAGTGACAGATGAGTATGAAGAAACAATTCCACAACTGGTACCAATAGGAGAAACTcgagataaagaaaatgtgaag atggaagaaaatatcacagaaggaAAATCTCCAAAAAAGAGATCTGATCCAAATACACTCCGTGGCAAGAAAAGGAAGGTCCTACCAGCTGCAGAGACTTcagaagcttccaggcctgggACCTCAGGGAAGAAGCTAAAAGTAGATGTGCAGGAACTCAGAAAGCCAGGGGCCAAGGTCTTTACTCCCAGGAAATCTGTAAAGAAAACTTCTAAcacacccaaagacaaaaaacCCCAGGGAGCCGAATCAAACTAA